GCTACGATCAGCTCAACGGTTACCGCACCGGGCCATCAACTCTGCCCAACCCGCGCGCCCTCGTCGATCGTTTTGTGGAATTCCATCATGAGCCATACGGTGCATTTCAAGGACGCACCGTTTGTCATCAATGAGATTGTCCACTTTATTCAGTTAATAACCAGTTGAGAAACAGATGAACGAAATCGGCGGCTACGACATTGAAGACCTTGAAACCGGCATGAGCGCCACCTTTGCTAAAACCATCACGGAAGCGGACATCCTGTTCTTCGCGGCCGCATCGGGTGACAACAACGCCGTTCACATTAACGAGGAATTCGCGCGGACCACCCCGTTCAAAGGGCGCATTGCGCATGGCATGCTGACCGCGGGTGTGATTTCCGCGGCCCTTGCCGGGCACCTCCCGGGCCCCGGTACCGTGTACCTCGGACAGAACCTGCGTTTCAAGGCACCGGTGCGGCCTGGCGAGACGGTGCATGCAACGGTCGCTGTGAAAGAACTGCAGCCGGAAAAGAACCGCGTCGTGATGTCGACAGTCTGTACGGTTGGAGACAAAGTGGTGATCGACGGCGAAGCGGTCGTCCTGGCCACGTCTCGTGCGCGGCGCCTGCTTGAAAGCGCGGCCAGTGCCGAACCGTCTGCAATCGTGAGTCAATCAAGCAAGGCGTTGTGACCATGTCGATAAACGTTCCCACTGAATATGTACAGGGCTTCCTCAAGTCCGGGCAGCAGTTCTGGCGTGCCATGGCCGGTCTGGAGGCGAACGGCGATCCGCAGGACGACACGCACAGCGGAGCGGAGCAACCGGAAGCACTAGCCGTTCCTGCGGCACTGCTCGAGGTGCACTCGGCCTACTGGCCACAGCTGGCGTCGATTTGGACCCGCACGCTGGCGAGCACAATGGGCGCGGAAACCGAGCCTGTGATTGCCCCGAACCGCAATGACCGCCGCTTTCTTGCTGAAGATTGGCGCAAAAACGCCTGGTACAGCCTGCTCAAGCAGAACTACCTGCTCAATGCGCGCTTGCTTGAAGACGTCGTCGATTCGGTTGTCCTGAGTGAAAAGGACAAACGGAAGCTCGAATTCTTCATGCGGCAGTTCATCGACTTGCTAAGCCCGGCCAATTTCCCCGCGACCAATCCCGAGGCGCTCAAGCTCGCG
Above is a genomic segment from Paraburkholderia aromaticivorans containing:
- a CDS encoding MaoC family dehydratase yields the protein MNEIGGYDIEDLETGMSATFAKTITEADILFFAAASGDNNAVHINEEFARTTPFKGRIAHGMLTAGVISAALAGHLPGPGTVYLGQNLRFKAPVRPGETVHATVAVKELQPEKNRVVMSTVCTVGDKVVIDGEAVVLATSRARRLLESAASAEPSAIVSQSSKAL